One stretch of Bradyrhizobium canariense DNA includes these proteins:
- a CDS encoding S1C family serine protease yields MPSLTEWKVPPANQPRASDYDFDLDRVLSSVVGLHSIIPPDAFSADNLGTERAGNGVVIDDGLVLTIGYLITEAEAVWLHLGDGRVMQGHALGFDSETGFGLVQALGRLDLDPLPLGSSAAAEIGDRVVLGGAGGRTRSVASEIAAKQEFAGYWEYLLEEALFTYPSHPNWGGAGLISDRGELIGIGSLQLERESSGKNEHVNMVVPIDLLKPVLGDLRKFGRINKPARPWLGMYSAEIENKVVVVGISAKGPAARAELKAGDVILAVKGEKISSQTEFYRKLWSLGPAGVDVPLTVYHEGVTFDVVLASTDRAKLLKAPRLH; encoded by the coding sequence ATGCCCTCTTTGACTGAATGGAAAGTGCCGCCGGCGAATCAGCCCCGCGCCAGCGACTACGACTTCGACCTCGATCGCGTGCTGTCCTCGGTCGTCGGCCTGCATTCCATCATCCCGCCCGATGCGTTTAGCGCGGACAATCTGGGCACGGAGCGTGCCGGCAATGGTGTCGTGATCGATGATGGCCTGGTGCTGACCATCGGCTATCTGATCACCGAGGCTGAAGCGGTCTGGTTGCATCTCGGCGACGGGCGCGTGATGCAAGGGCATGCGCTCGGCTTTGACTCAGAAACCGGCTTCGGCCTGGTGCAGGCGCTCGGCCGCCTCGATCTCGACCCGCTGCCGCTGGGCTCTTCGGCTGCCGCCGAAATCGGCGACCGCGTGGTGCTGGGCGGCGCCGGCGGACGTACCCGATCGGTCGCGAGCGAAATCGCCGCCAAGCAGGAGTTTGCTGGTTACTGGGAATATCTGCTGGAAGAGGCGCTCTTCACCTACCCCTCGCACCCCAATTGGGGCGGCGCTGGATTGATCTCGGATCGAGGCGAGTTGATCGGTATCGGCTCGCTCCAACTCGAGCGCGAGAGCAGTGGCAAAAACGAACATGTCAACATGGTCGTGCCGATCGATCTGCTCAAGCCGGTGCTTGGCGACCTGCGCAAATTCGGCCGCATCAATAAGCCGGCGCGGCCATGGCTCGGGATGTACTCGGCCGAGATCGAGAACAAGGTCGTGGTGGTCGGCATTTCCGCAAAGGGTCCCGCGGCGCGCGCCGAACTCAAGGCCGGCGACGTCATTCTGGCCGTGAAAGGCGAAAAGATATCGAGTCAAACAGAGTTTTATCGGAAACTCTGGTCGCTCGGACCCGCGGGCGTCGACGTGCCGCTCACCGTCTATCATGAAGGCGTCACCTTCGACGTGGTGCTGGCCTCAACCGATCGTGCCAAGCTGCTCAAGGCGCCGCGATTGCATTGA
- a CDS encoding phospholipase, with amino-acid sequence MSEAVVDDIVAVVPPLLQSLETLAFVARYLNPPDFGRVMQAAGTPDQALQAVRRRLVDWPEEFADFQTSLEAASDAVLAAFEGLRAVQNGNGDLMAVFRALRYAPRAQEALYPLAAKFPPVSRFFVDPALRDDADLSALLAAPAQPDTGIVHDHDESGSRGGFSLYVPEYYTPDRAWPLVMALHGGSGNGRNFLWSWLRDARSLGAILIAPTATGSTWALMGEDTDTPNLARILDQVRSRWNVDPERLLLTGMSDGGTYCYVTGLESASPFTHLAPVASTFHPLMAEMADAQRLRGLPVYLVHGRLDWMFPVQVARQTREALSAAGADVTYRELDDLSHSYPREMNPAILNWLRG; translated from the coding sequence ATGAGCGAGGCCGTGGTGGACGACATCGTGGCCGTGGTACCGCCATTGCTGCAATCGCTCGAGACGCTGGCCTTTGTCGCGCGTTATCTGAACCCGCCGGATTTCGGCCGCGTCATGCAAGCTGCCGGCACGCCGGACCAGGCATTGCAGGCGGTTCGCCGGCGCCTGGTCGATTGGCCAGAAGAATTCGCCGACTTCCAAACCTCGCTTGAAGCGGCAAGCGATGCTGTACTTGCAGCGTTCGAGGGATTGCGCGCGGTCCAGAATGGCAATGGCGATCTGATGGCCGTATTTCGCGCACTGCGTTATGCCCCGCGCGCACAGGAGGCGCTGTATCCGCTTGCAGCCAAATTTCCGCCGGTGAGCCGTTTCTTCGTTGATCCCGCACTTCGTGATGACGCTGATCTGTCGGCTCTGCTCGCAGCGCCGGCGCAGCCGGACACCGGCATCGTCCACGACCATGACGAATCAGGCAGCCGCGGCGGTTTCTCGCTTTATGTGCCGGAATATTACACGCCCGACCGTGCCTGGCCGCTGGTAATGGCGCTGCATGGCGGCAGCGGCAATGGCCGCAACTTCCTGTGGAGCTGGCTGCGGGACGCCCGCAGCCTTGGCGCCATCCTGATCGCCCCGACGGCGACCGGCAGTACCTGGGCATTGATGGGTGAGGATACCGACACGCCCAACCTCGCCCGCATTCTCGATCAGGTGCGATCGCGCTGGAACGTCGACCCGGAACGGCTGCTGTTGACCGGCATGAGCGATGGCGGAACCTACTGCTACGTCACCGGGCTCGAAAGCGCTTCGCCCTTCACCCATCTTGCGCCCGTTGCCTCGACCTTTCACCCGCTGATGGCGGAAATGGCCGATGCGCAACGGCTGCGCGGCCTGCCGGTCTATCTCGTGCATGGCCGGCTCGACTGGATGTTTCCGGTTCAGGTGGCCCGGCAGACGCGAGAGGCGTTATCGGCGGCGGGCGCCGATGTCACCTACCGCGAGCTTGACGATCTCAGCCATAGCTATCCGCGCGAGATGAACCCGGCGATCCTGAATTGGCTGCGCGGCTAA
- a CDS encoding SDR family oxidoreductase translates to MTDKTSRVAIVTGASRGIGAAVAERLASDGFTVVINYSGDVKSAEVVVKKIEGSGGRALAVKADVSDPKAMHELFDKTEATFGGVDVLINNAGIMKLAKIADSDDALFDQQIAVNLKGSFNAMREAAKRLRDGGRIVNFSTSVVGTKLETYGIYAATKAAVEIFTAILSKELRGRNITVNAVAPGPVATDLFLSGKSQELIDRLAKMNPMERLGTPEDIASTVAFLVGPDGGWINGQVLRANGGMV, encoded by the coding sequence ATGACCGACAAGACCAGCAGGGTCGCGATCGTGACCGGCGCTTCGCGTGGCATTGGTGCTGCGGTGGCAGAGCGGCTCGCCAGTGACGGCTTTACCGTCGTCATCAATTATTCCGGGGACGTCAAATCTGCCGAGGTTGTCGTCAAGAAGATCGAAGGCAGTGGCGGCCGGGCGCTGGCTGTCAAGGCAGACGTCAGCGATCCCAAGGCCATGCATGAACTGTTCGACAAGACCGAGGCGACATTCGGTGGCGTCGACGTGCTGATCAACAACGCCGGCATCATGAAGCTTGCCAAGATCGCCGACAGCGACGATGCGCTGTTCGACCAGCAGATCGCGGTCAATCTCAAGGGCAGCTTCAACGCGATGCGTGAAGCGGCGAAACGCTTGCGCGACGGCGGCAGGATCGTGAATTTCTCGACCAGTGTCGTCGGCACCAAGCTCGAGACCTATGGCATCTATGCCGCCACCAAAGCGGCGGTCGAAATCTTTACTGCAATCCTGTCCAAGGAATTGCGCGGTCGCAATATTACGGTCAACGCCGTGGCGCCGGGCCCGGTCGCAACCGACCTGTTCCTTAGCGGCAAATCGCAGGAGCTGATCGATCGGCTGGCCAAGATGAATCCGATGGAGCGCCTCGGCACACCGGAGGATATCGCCTCAACCGTCGCTTTCCTGGTCGGCCCCGATGGTGGATGGATCAACGGTCAGGTCCTGCGCGCCAATGGCGGCATGGTGTGA
- a CDS encoding DsbA family protein produces the protein MTLSIDPGRPNLVRSRREALALLGGGSVALGIGTAPRTARAEGEETVLTEALVLRDPDIPVAGNADGDVTIVEYFDYQCPYCRKLEPELRQVVQDDGKVRLVWKDWPILGPISVVATRMALASKYQDKYVQAHDALMGVNSKLTEPRIRELLAGAGIDLDRLDRDLVTNEKAIAAIVARNNDQATAFGFKGTPSFIVGKFRVPGILSMAEFDQVIADARKAKAAATKK, from the coding sequence ATGACCCTATCGATCGATCCCGGCAGGCCAAACCTGGTAAGAAGCCGACGCGAGGCCCTAGCCCTGCTGGGTGGAGGCTCTGTCGCACTCGGCATCGGAACTGCGCCCAGGACGGCGCGGGCCGAGGGCGAGGAAACCGTGCTGACGGAAGCCCTCGTGCTGCGCGATCCCGACATTCCGGTGGCGGGAAACGCCGACGGCGACGTCACGATCGTCGAGTATTTCGACTACCAGTGTCCGTATTGCCGCAAGCTCGAACCCGAACTGCGGCAGGTGGTGCAGGATGACGGCAAGGTTCGCCTGGTATGGAAGGACTGGCCGATTCTTGGCCCGATTTCAGTCGTCGCAACGCGGATGGCGCTGGCGAGCAAATACCAGGACAAATACGTTCAGGCGCATGACGCATTGATGGGCGTGAATTCGAAACTGACGGAGCCGCGGATTCGCGAATTGCTGGCGGGCGCGGGTATCGATCTCGATCGTTTGGATCGCGATCTCGTCACCAACGAGAAGGCGATTGCCGCGATCGTCGCGCGCAACAACGATCAGGCCACCGCGTTCGGCTTCAAGGGCACGCCGTCCTTTATCGTCGGCAAATTCCGCGTGCCCGGCATATTGTCCATGGCGGAATTCGATCAGGTCATTGCGGATGCGCGGAAAGCGAAAGCGGCGGCGACCAAGAAATAG
- a CDS encoding sulfite exporter TauE/SafE family protein produces MISAMQGLLGLASGSLVGFSLGLVGGGGSILAVPLMVYVVGVPDAHLAIGTSAIAVATNAAFNLSNHARGGTVRWSCALTFAAAGIVGAFVGSIFGKMLDGQKLLALFALVMLVIAMLMLKARSRVGLPDVRMSWANMPAVVGLGLATGTLSGFFGIGGGFLIVPALMLATGMSIMNAVSSSLVAVTAFGLTTAASYAYSGLVSWELAGLFIAGGIVGGLIGTRSARLLAERRGALNIVFAAVIVAVAIYMLVRNLSLF; encoded by the coding sequence ATTATCTCTGCGATGCAAGGCTTACTGGGACTGGCATCGGGATCGCTGGTCGGATTTTCGCTCGGCCTGGTCGGTGGCGGCGGATCGATCCTCGCGGTGCCGCTGATGGTCTATGTGGTCGGCGTGCCCGACGCCCATCTGGCGATCGGCACCAGCGCGATTGCGGTCGCCACCAATGCCGCGTTCAATTTGTCCAACCACGCGCGCGGCGGCACGGTGCGATGGTCCTGCGCGCTGACGTTCGCGGCGGCAGGAATCGTCGGCGCCTTCGTCGGATCGATCTTCGGCAAAATGCTCGACGGCCAAAAACTGCTGGCGCTGTTTGCGCTGGTGATGCTGGTGATCGCCATGCTGATGCTGAAGGCACGGTCGCGGGTCGGGCTGCCTGACGTGCGGATGAGCTGGGCCAACATGCCCGCCGTCGTCGGTCTTGGCCTCGCCACGGGGACGCTGTCCGGCTTTTTCGGCATCGGCGGCGGATTCCTGATCGTGCCGGCGCTGATGCTGGCGACGGGCATGTCGATCATGAACGCGGTCAGTTCGTCGCTGGTCGCTGTGACGGCGTTTGGCCTGACGACCGCGGCCAGTTATGCCTATTCCGGCCTCGTGTCGTGGGAGCTGGCCGGATTGTTCATCGCGGGCGGGATCGTCGGCGGCTTGATCGGCACCCGTTCGGCGCGGCTATTGGCGGAACGGCGCGGTGCGCTCAATATCGTATTCGCCGCTGTTATTGTTGCCGTGGCGATCTATATGCTGGTGCGTAACTTATCGCTGTTTTGA
- a CDS encoding PsiF family protein encodes MTLSSRAAATAFASLFLLSSAAFAQTPAPAAAPAASAPAAATATAKKPRSAASLECSKEADAKGLHGKERKKFRSDCKKEAADKK; translated from the coding sequence ATGACCCTGTCCTCCCGTGCGGCTGCGACCGCTTTCGCATCCCTGTTTCTGTTGAGCTCTGCTGCGTTCGCGCAGACCCCCGCGCCGGCCGCCGCGCCTGCAGCATCAGCTCCGGCTGCAGCGACAGCCACGGCGAAGAAGCCGCGGTCCGCCGCCTCGCTCGAATGCTCCAAGGAAGCCGACGCCAAGGGGCTTCACGGCAAGGAGCGCAAGAAATTCCGCTCGGATTGCAAGAAGGAAGCTGCCGACAAGAAGTGA
- a CDS encoding AbrB family transcriptional regulator, with amino-acid sequence MALAISNRTKALNALETLVLGAAGGGLFLWAQLPGGLISGAMIAVGVAAIAGRPLWVPPHLTQSMLVLLGISLGSLASRQLLQHVSAYPLTIALLALATFCSTFGSSIYLQRIHGWDQTSAFLAGSPGALSQITILAAEKGADVAAIAVVQTMRVIILTAALPMLLALTGLNTGSSPNAALAIASPIELAELIAAAVAVALLLRLIKFPASWMFGAMIGSSVLHGTGLVEGGLPPWVRGISLVGIGAVIGARFARMKVKTLLGHVNAALGSFAVAIIISAVFVTVIAFTTHVKFSDIVVAFAPGAMDAMLALALTLHIDPIFVGAHHLARFVFVTITMPGIVHLFGRPQEDVDD; translated from the coding sequence ATGGCGTTAGCCATTTCCAACCGCACCAAGGCCCTCAACGCCCTCGAAACGCTGGTTCTCGGCGCCGCCGGCGGCGGGCTGTTTCTGTGGGCACAGCTCCCGGGCGGGTTGATTTCCGGCGCCATGATCGCCGTGGGTGTCGCCGCGATCGCGGGGCGGCCGCTTTGGGTGCCACCGCATCTGACCCAATCGATGCTGGTATTACTCGGGATTTCGCTGGGCTCGCTGGCGTCGCGGCAGCTCCTGCAGCATGTGAGCGCCTATCCACTGACGATCGCGCTGCTGGCGCTGGCGACGTTCTGCTCAACCTTCGGCAGCAGCATCTATCTGCAACGGATCCACGGCTGGGACCAAACCTCGGCGTTCCTGGCGGGAAGCCCCGGCGCGCTGTCGCAAATCACCATCCTCGCGGCCGAAAAAGGCGCTGATGTCGCCGCGATCGCCGTGGTGCAGACCATGCGGGTCATCATTCTCACCGCCGCGCTGCCCATGCTGCTGGCGCTGACCGGGCTAAACACGGGGTCTTCGCCAAACGCGGCGCTGGCAATTGCGTCTCCGATCGAACTGGCCGAGCTGATCGCGGCCGCGGTAGCGGTGGCGCTGCTGCTGCGGCTGATTAAATTTCCGGCGAGCTGGATGTTCGGCGCCATGATCGGGTCAAGCGTGCTGCACGGCACCGGGCTGGTCGAGGGCGGATTGCCGCCATGGGTGCGAGGGATCTCGCTGGTCGGCATCGGTGCCGTGATCGGGGCGCGGTTCGCGCGGATGAAGGTCAAGACCCTGCTCGGCCATGTCAATGCAGCGCTGGGATCGTTTGCCGTCGCGATCATCATTTCCGCGGTCTTTGTCACGGTGATCGCCTTCACCACCCATGTGAAGTTCTCCGACATTGTCGTTGCGTTTGCACCGGGGGCGATGGACGCCATGCTGGCGCTGGCGCTGACATTGCACATCGACCCGATCTTTGTCGGCGCCCATCATTTGGCGCGCTTCGTCTTCGTCACCATCACCATGCCCGGCATCGTCCATCTGTTTGGACGTCCGCAGGAGGACGTGGACGATTAA
- a CDS encoding disulfide bond formation protein B codes for MTFQATANPSHTQATANPALTAALAVTVIAAATLAGAWFFQLVLEILPCPLCLEQRYAYYLAVPLGALVAIAAAKHAPRPVLLAGLAILALAALGNAVLGTYHAGVEWHFFQGPTDCTGPVGNLGSAGNLLERLDTVKVIRCDEVQWRFLGLSLAGYNVLISLLMAAIAAWGFVRTART; via the coding sequence GTGACGTTTCAAGCCACCGCGAACCCGTCTCACACGCAGGCCACGGCCAACCCCGCGCTGACAGCGGCGCTCGCTGTCACCGTCATCGCGGCGGCCACGCTGGCGGGGGCGTGGTTCTTCCAGCTCGTGCTCGAAATCCTTCCCTGTCCGCTCTGCCTGGAGCAGCGCTACGCCTATTACCTGGCGGTCCCGCTCGGCGCATTGGTAGCGATCGCTGCGGCAAAACACGCCCCGCGTCCGGTGCTGCTGGCGGGGCTTGCGATCCTCGCACTTGCCGCCCTCGGCAATGCGGTGCTTGGCACCTATCATGCCGGCGTCGAATGGCATTTCTTCCAGGGGCCGACCGATTGCACCGGGCCGGTCGGAAATCTCGGCAGCGCCGGCAACCTTCTGGAGCGCCTCGACACTGTGAAGGTGATCCGCTGCGACGAGGTGCAGTGGCGCTTTCTCGGCCTGTCGCTCGCCGGCTATAACGTGCTGATCTCGCTGTTGATGGCCGCGATCGCGGCGTGGGGCTTTGTCAGGACGGCCCGCACGTAA
- a CDS encoding tyrosine-type recombinase/integrase — MPTKNDTYFRHLKSGEKNYKQSDSGGLFMLVTTTGSKLWRLTYRFDGKQKLLALGQYPVTSLADARIKRDDAKKLLAEGIDPSVNRKEERRNARMARANTFEAVAKELMDKFKAEGDAPKTLKKKQWLLDFANKAFGKRPIAEIKAPEILDALRKIEKRGRHETATRARSTVGAVFRFAIATGRAERDPTADLRGALITPTVTHRATIVEPKAVGALLRAIDGFEGHAVTRHALRLAPLVFVRPGELRHAEWAEFDLADAEWRIPAKKMKMRRPHRVPLAAQALAILRELKEISGGSRYLFPSVRSWYRPISDNTLNAALRRLGYDQTELTIHGLRSTASTLLNESGKWHADAIERQLAHQEANEIRGAYTHAAEFWQERVRMMRWWADELDRLRQHGRVIKMSA, encoded by the coding sequence ATGCCGACCAAGAACGACACCTATTTTCGGCACCTGAAATCCGGCGAAAAAAACTACAAGCAGTCTGACAGTGGCGGACTTTTCATGCTCGTCACGACGACAGGATCGAAGCTCTGGCGCCTTACCTATCGCTTCGATGGCAAGCAGAAGCTACTCGCCCTTGGTCAATATCCGGTGACATCCCTCGCGGACGCGCGCATCAAACGCGACGATGCAAAAAAATTGCTTGCGGAAGGAATTGATCCGTCCGTCAACCGCAAGGAGGAGCGCCGCAATGCACGAATGGCGCGGGCCAACACCTTTGAAGCCGTGGCCAAAGAACTCATGGACAAATTCAAGGCGGAGGGTGATGCGCCGAAAACCCTGAAGAAGAAGCAGTGGCTGCTCGATTTCGCCAACAAGGCGTTCGGCAAGCGACCAATCGCGGAAATCAAAGCGCCTGAAATCCTCGACGCTTTGCGGAAGATTGAGAAGCGTGGGCGGCACGAGACTGCGACCCGAGCTCGCAGTACCGTTGGTGCAGTCTTCCGTTTCGCCATCGCAACGGGACGTGCGGAACGGGATCCAACTGCGGACCTCCGCGGCGCGCTGATCACACCAACCGTTACACACCGGGCGACAATCGTCGAACCCAAAGCTGTCGGCGCGCTGCTGCGGGCAATTGATGGTTTTGAGGGCCACGCCGTCACGAGGCACGCCCTGAGGCTGGCGCCGCTCGTCTTCGTGCGACCTGGTGAGCTTCGGCACGCTGAATGGGCCGAGTTCGACTTGGCTGACGCCGAATGGCGCATACCCGCAAAAAAGATGAAGATGAGACGACCACACCGGGTGCCGTTGGCAGCTCAAGCGCTTGCGATTCTTCGCGAGCTTAAGGAGATTTCCGGCGGGTCAAGATATCTGTTCCCTTCGGTGCGGTCGTGGTATCGGCCGATCAGCGATAACACTCTGAACGCGGCACTGCGTCGCCTCGGATACGACCAGACGGAGTTAACCATCCACGGCCTTAGATCGACGGCGTCGACGCTCCTGAACGAGAGTGGGAAATGGCATGCGGATGCGATCGAACGCCAATTGGCGCATCAGGAGGCGAATGAAATCCGTGGCGCCTACACGCATGCCGCAGAATTTTGGCAGGAGCGTGTGCGGATGATGCGGTGGTGGGCGGACGAGCTCGACCGGCTAAGGCAGCACGGTCGTGTCATCAAAATGAGTGCCTAA
- a CDS encoding helix-turn-helix domain-containing protein: MEGHVRYSRREKNGGQQLQVSLSAPQAEELSTIPFAQRLTCTIDEACEVTGLGRTKLYELIGAKRIVTTTIGRRRLVVVRSLLALLDANISS, encoded by the coding sequence ATGGAGGGTCATGTGAGATATAGTCGACGAGAGAAAAACGGCGGACAACAGTTACAAGTTAGTCTATCCGCGCCGCAAGCCGAAGAACTGAGCACGATCCCATTCGCTCAGCGGCTCACCTGCACAATTGACGAAGCATGCGAGGTGACCGGTTTGGGACGCACGAAGCTTTATGAGTTGATAGGAGCTAAACGGATCGTCACTACAACGATCGGACGTCGGCGACTAGTAGTTGTGCGCTCACTTCTGGCGCTCCTTGACGCCAATATATCCAGCTAA
- a CDS encoding VPA1262 family N-terminal domain-containing protein, with protein MALAVTIFGLAERASPGILVYAYLRTIRGSGDYPPPIPSRDQFDPVIRRAIDGTELEVVIWDKTFTDAESETVLSDLRAGRFAVPAESPIEPKVLIEGQPFGPIVIVEHSGRVRSCGTGLLRASGVAMKDGVARIHRYLQSFIEVGEIAACLPTIFRIIAEESGLDRIYSKRRRLSCVELFLRDDSRLSANGPLFNARIEKPNFRSKAPTRRVLIRRDEALAGQPYRFHVALNNYDELIEERLFEIAGDIDEVVIEAANHVTDVELSVFHPNGQLADRISGAFVQSYEFGLTAAGRQDFLPQVFEGAPDAVDLSNRPRVATVAFSNPAPGDRSGGLDTLRHNVTDAAMLTGAENWKPENKWLRSSGEDQVEVIRWMKAKLEQPGVVRAFLVDPYLGSDAFRRIIIRHGNETISLVVLVSPGGADPDADTVDTPAAASHLDKLVVTAKEFSEQLCGRISVYHVKRGDGAKQAFHDRYLCTLNQKGTPTVYLLSNSLSKAAGDWPFAISELDRVSSWRVHSYIRALLDGKDRDRAISTSLIWQTPEPGTPALEKARLTESASPPPAETWKLAANLFLEELKQVVFNGSTDEIRGAGPVNRLLASWDSQTDALALADKVFEIVVHRQNVAVHISSMFAAGTADQARVSQRLDELLLNAFITALPPGGGAQPGHLPFDNRHAYLEHIARTIALAPSPTDFVRSRLNPIVAFIVGRLEAQRSDQTSCFEQLEAATCVVAVVLDVAIRAETSKRAYRIGMATDYIYWMGRLARSETAATRLTIDEDMRDVWRSDFLLAASKAAAARRALGDELAGPVQRILDDPLVIPAFKVALSDDGSQPAGP; from the coding sequence ATGGCGCTTGCAGTCACGATCTTCGGCTTAGCGGAGCGAGCGTCGCCAGGGATTCTAGTCTACGCTTACCTCCGCACTATTCGTGGCTCGGGCGATTACCCGCCGCCGATCCCTTCGCGCGACCAGTTTGATCCCGTGATCCGCAGGGCAATCGACGGCACGGAGCTTGAGGTCGTCATCTGGGATAAGACATTCACCGATGCCGAGAGTGAGACGGTACTGTCGGATCTCCGGGCAGGCCGCTTTGCCGTTCCAGCGGAAAGCCCCATCGAGCCGAAGGTCCTGATCGAAGGGCAGCCTTTCGGACCGATCGTCATCGTTGAACACTCAGGCCGGGTTCGGTCTTGCGGCACGGGACTTCTGCGCGCAAGCGGTGTTGCGATGAAGGACGGGGTCGCGCGGATCCACCGCTACCTTCAGAGCTTCATAGAAGTTGGAGAGATTGCCGCCTGCCTGCCCACCATTTTCAGGATCATCGCGGAAGAATCCGGTCTGGATCGGATTTATTCGAAGCGGCGTCGGCTGAGCTGCGTTGAGCTGTTTCTGCGGGACGACAGCCGGCTTTCGGCAAACGGCCCCTTGTTCAATGCGCGGATCGAGAAGCCGAACTTTCGGAGCAAAGCACCGACGCGACGGGTCCTCATCCGGCGCGATGAAGCGCTGGCCGGACAGCCCTACCGTTTTCATGTAGCTTTGAACAACTATGACGAACTGATCGAAGAGCGTCTATTCGAGATCGCCGGCGACATTGACGAGGTCGTGATCGAGGCCGCCAATCACGTCACCGACGTCGAGTTATCGGTATTTCATCCGAACGGACAGCTGGCTGACCGGATTAGTGGAGCATTTGTTCAGAGCTACGAATTTGGCCTGACTGCCGCGGGACGCCAGGACTTCTTGCCCCAGGTCTTCGAAGGGGCGCCGGACGCTGTGGATTTGAGCAATCGGCCTCGGGTTGCCACCGTGGCGTTTTCCAACCCTGCGCCTGGGGACCGGTCGGGCGGACTGGACACCCTTCGCCACAACGTTACCGACGCTGCGATGCTGACCGGTGCTGAGAACTGGAAGCCCGAGAACAAGTGGCTCCGGTCAAGCGGTGAAGACCAGGTTGAGGTCATTCGATGGATGAAGGCAAAGCTAGAGCAGCCCGGCGTCGTTAGGGCATTTCTCGTAGATCCTTACCTCGGCAGCGACGCCTTTCGCCGCATTATCATCCGCCATGGGAATGAAACGATCTCGCTGGTCGTGCTGGTATCGCCGGGCGGCGCCGATCCGGACGCAGACACAGTCGACACGCCGGCTGCAGCCAGCCACCTCGACAAGCTGGTCGTGACCGCGAAGGAGTTTTCCGAGCAGCTATGCGGCCGGATTTCGGTCTACCACGTCAAGCGCGGGGACGGCGCGAAACAGGCCTTCCATGACCGCTATCTCTGCACTTTGAACCAGAAGGGCACGCCCACTGTCTACCTGCTGTCCAACAGCCTGAGCAAGGCCGCAGGCGATTGGCCGTTTGCGATCAGCGAACTAGACCGCGTCTCTTCATGGCGCGTGCATTCCTACATACGAGCACTTCTGGACGGCAAAGACCGCGACCGTGCAATCTCGACGTCGTTGATCTGGCAGACCCCGGAACCCGGCACACCAGCACTTGAAAAGGCGAGGCTCACAGAAAGCGCGTCGCCACCTCCAGCCGAGACATGGAAACTCGCGGCAAATCTCTTCCTTGAGGAATTAAAGCAGGTCGTCTTCAACGGCTCTACCGATGAGATCCGCGGTGCTGGGCCCGTCAACCGATTGCTCGCCTCATGGGATTCCCAAACGGATGCGCTCGCACTTGCCGACAAGGTTTTTGAGATCGTCGTGCATCGGCAGAATGTTGCCGTACACATTTCGTCGATGTTTGCAGCGGGTACAGCGGATCAGGCACGCGTGAGCCAGCGTCTGGATGAACTTCTTCTCAATGCCTTTATCACCGCGCTTCCGCCCGGGGGCGGTGCACAACCAGGTCACCTCCCGTTCGACAACCGGCATGCGTACCTTGAACACATCGCACGGACGATCGCCCTGGCGCCCTCACCTACCGATTTTGTTCGGAGCCGGCTGAACCCGATCGTTGCCTTTATCGTCGGCCGGCTTGAAGCGCAGCGTTCGGATCAGACGTCGTGCTTTGAACAGCTGGAGGCTGCAACATGTGTGGTAGCTGTCGTGCTAGACGTCGCCATTCGTGCGGAAACGTCAAAACGGGCCTATCGGATAGGAATGGCGACGGATTATATCTATTGGATGGGGCGGCTGGCTCGAAGTGAAACCGCCGCGACACGTCTTACGATCGATGAGGACATGAGGGACGTTTGGCGCTCGGATTTCCTCTTGGCGGCAAGCAAGGCGGCGGCCGCTCGACGCGCGCTCGGCGATGAACTCGCAGGACCAGTTCAACGCATCCTGGACGATCCCCTTGTCATCCCTGCTTTCAAGGTCGCGCTGAGCGATGACGGCAGCCAGCCGGCAGGCCCATGA